From Tripterygium wilfordii isolate XIE 37 chromosome 16, ASM1340144v1, whole genome shotgun sequence, one genomic window encodes:
- the LOC119980923 gene encoding uncharacterized protein LOC119980923 isoform X14 — translation MALEHCKSTYVSSCSNTWALMASSAAGSSDLNKSSSSKKKKKVTSPTSSPLVTNRKASAADVEGRLNMPNQGTWKTDAGTDQSTAGQLYAKKAEKKTRREVDANYRRKIKTKVENYDYMLSEFGKLQLENERLRKENEHLRKDNESLKQLAESHNKETEKLESRITSLTGDNNSLSKENKSFLLKMLNLYEENDQLKKKEYWKNLYTHQQLVGSNSYGQFQSMHGHSQPMPTGGGGSVSQQHVNSSFPGQFQNMDGHSQPMPTGGGGSVSQQHVNSSFPGQFQNMDGHSQPMPTGGGGSVSRQHVNSSFPSQFQNMDGHSQPMPTGGGGSVSQQHVNSSFPGQISFQNMDGHSQPMPTDGGGSVSQQHANSSFPGQLQNMHGHSQPMPTGSGGVNSSFSGQASPTGGGKSGYPFIGREKFMELSYAELPEPSPPMQTGGREAYPTSGN, via the exons ATGGCTCTCGAACATTGCAAGTCTACGTA CGTTAGTTCTTGCAGCAATACTTGGGCACTAATGGCAAGCTCTGCTGCTGGTTCATCAGATCTCAACAAGTCGAGCTcgtcgaagaagaagaagaaagtcacGTCTCCAACAAGCTCTCCGTTAG TTACAAATCGAAAGGCTTCTGCAGCAGACGTTGAGGGACGGTTGAATATGCCAAATCAAG GTACATGGAAGACTGATGCAGGCACTGATCAATCTACAGCTGGACAATTATATGCCAAAAAAGCCGAGAAAAAAACACGAAGAGAGGTTGATGCAAATTATCGCCGTAAAATAAAG ACGAAGGTGGAAAATTACGATTACATGTTGTCTGAGTTTGGAAAACTTCAACTAGAGAATGAGCGTTTAAGGAAGGAGAATGAGCATTTAAGGAAGGATAATGAGTCATTGAAACAACTGGCTGAGTCACATAACAAAGAGACAGAGAAACTTGAATCTCGAATTACTTCATTGACCGGCGACAATAATTCCCTATCGAAGGAGAACAAATCTTTTCTTCTTAAGATGCTG AATTTGTATGAGGAGAATGATCAATTGAAAAAGAAGGAATACTGGAAGAATCTTTATACCCACCAGCAGCTTGTGGGTTCAAATTCTTATGGTCAA TTTCAGAGCATGCATGGACATTCACAACCTATGCCAACTGGCGGCGGAGGAAGTGTATCCCAACAACATGTGAATTCTAGTTTTCCTGGCCAA TTTCAGAACATGGATGGACATTCACAACCTATGCCAACTGGCGGCGGAGGAAGTGTATCCCAACAACATGTGAATTCTAGTTTTCCTGGTCAA TTTCAGAACATGGATGGACATTCACAACCTATGCCAACTGGCGGCGGAGGAAGTGTATCCCGACAACATGTGAATTCTAGTTTTCCTAGCCAA TTTCAAAACATGGATGGACATTCACAACCTATGCCAACTGGCGGCGGAGGAAGTGTATCCCAACAACATGTGAATTCTAGTTTCCCTGGCCAAATAAGT TTTCAGAACATGGATGGACATTCACAACCTATGCCAACTGACGGCGGAGGAAGTGTATCCCAACAACACGCGAATTCTAGTTTTCCTGGCCAA CTTCAGAACATGCATGGACATTCACAACCTATGCCAACTGGCAGCGGAGGTGTGAATTCTAGCTTTT CTGGCCAAGCAAGT CCAACTGGTGGTGGAAAAAGCGGATACCCCTTCATCGGCCGAGAAAAATTTATGGAGCTTAGTTATGCA GAACTGCCTGAACCTTCACCACCCATGCAAACTGGCGGCAGAGAAGCGTATCCCACTTCGGGTAACTGA
- the LOC119980923 gene encoding uncharacterized protein LOC119980923 isoform X15, translating into MALEHCKSTYVSSCSNTWALMASSAAGSSDLNKSSSSKKKKKVTSPTSSPLVTNRKASAADVEGRLNMPNQGTWKTDAGTDQSTAGQLYAKKAEKKTRREVDANYRRKIKTKVENYDYMLSEFGKLQLENERLRKENEHLRKDNESLKQLAESHNKETEKLESRITSLTGDNNSLSKENKSFLLKMLNLYEENDQLKKKEYWKNLYTHQQLVGSNSYGQFQSMHGHSQPMPTGGGGSVSQQHVNSSFPGQVSNMDGHSQPMPTGGGGSVSQQHVNSSFPGQFQNMDGHSQPMPTGGGGSVSRQHVNSSFPSQFQNMDGHSQPMPTGGGGSVSQQHVNSSFPGQISFQNMDGHSQPMPTDGGGSVSQQHANSSFPGQLQNMHGHSQPMPTGSGGVNSSFSGQASPTGGGKSGYPFIGREKFMELSYAELPEPSPPMQTGGREAYPTSGN; encoded by the exons ATGGCTCTCGAACATTGCAAGTCTACGTA CGTTAGTTCTTGCAGCAATACTTGGGCACTAATGGCAAGCTCTGCTGCTGGTTCATCAGATCTCAACAAGTCGAGCTcgtcgaagaagaagaagaaagtcacGTCTCCAACAAGCTCTCCGTTAG TTACAAATCGAAAGGCTTCTGCAGCAGACGTTGAGGGACGGTTGAATATGCCAAATCAAG GTACATGGAAGACTGATGCAGGCACTGATCAATCTACAGCTGGACAATTATATGCCAAAAAAGCCGAGAAAAAAACACGAAGAGAGGTTGATGCAAATTATCGCCGTAAAATAAAG ACGAAGGTGGAAAATTACGATTACATGTTGTCTGAGTTTGGAAAACTTCAACTAGAGAATGAGCGTTTAAGGAAGGAGAATGAGCATTTAAGGAAGGATAATGAGTCATTGAAACAACTGGCTGAGTCACATAACAAAGAGACAGAGAAACTTGAATCTCGAATTACTTCATTGACCGGCGACAATAATTCCCTATCGAAGGAGAACAAATCTTTTCTTCTTAAGATGCTG AATTTGTATGAGGAGAATGATCAATTGAAAAAGAAGGAATACTGGAAGAATCTTTATACCCACCAGCAGCTTGTGGGTTCAAATTCTTATGGTCAA TTTCAGAGCATGCATGGACATTCACAACCTATGCCAACTGGCGGCGGAGGAAGTGTATCCCAACAACATGTGAATTCTAGTTTTCCTGGCCAAGTAAGT AACATGGATGGACATTCACAACCTATGCCAACTGGCGGCGGAGGAAGTGTATCCCAACAACATGTGAATTCTAGTTTTCCTGGTCAA TTTCAGAACATGGATGGACATTCACAACCTATGCCAACTGGCGGCGGAGGAAGTGTATCCCGACAACATGTGAATTCTAGTTTTCCTAGCCAA TTTCAAAACATGGATGGACATTCACAACCTATGCCAACTGGCGGCGGAGGAAGTGTATCCCAACAACATGTGAATTCTAGTTTCCCTGGCCAAATAAGT TTTCAGAACATGGATGGACATTCACAACCTATGCCAACTGACGGCGGAGGAAGTGTATCCCAACAACACGCGAATTCTAGTTTTCCTGGCCAA CTTCAGAACATGCATGGACATTCACAACCTATGCCAACTGGCAGCGGAGGTGTGAATTCTAGCTTTT CTGGCCAAGCAAGT CCAACTGGTGGTGGAAAAAGCGGATACCCCTTCATCGGCCGAGAAAAATTTATGGAGCTTAGTTATGCA GAACTGCCTGAACCTTCACCACCCATGCAAACTGGCGGCAGAGAAGCGTATCCCACTTCGGGTAACTGA
- the LOC119980923 gene encoding uncharacterized protein LOC119980923 isoform X45: MALEHCKSTYVSSCSNTWALMASSAAGSSDLNKSSSSKKKKKVTSPTSSPLVTNRKASAADVEGRLNMPNQGTWKTDAGTDQSTAGQLYAKKAEKKTRREVDANYRRKIKTKVENYDYMLSEFGKLQLENERLRKENEHLRKDNESLKQLAESHNKETEKLESRITSLTGDNNSLSKENKSFLLKMLNLYEENDQLKKKEYWKNLYTHQQLVGSNSYGQSMHGHSQPMPTGGGGSVSQQHVNSSFPGQFQNMDGHSQPMPTGGGGSVSQQHVNSSFPGQFQNMDGHSQPMPTGGGGSVSQQHVNSSFPGQISFQNMDGHSQPMPTDGGGSVSQQHANSSFPGQLQNMHGHSQPMPTGSGGVNSSFSGQASPTGGGKSGYPFIGREKFMELSYAELPEPSPPMQTGGREAYPTSGN, from the exons ATGGCTCTCGAACATTGCAAGTCTACGTA CGTTAGTTCTTGCAGCAATACTTGGGCACTAATGGCAAGCTCTGCTGCTGGTTCATCAGATCTCAACAAGTCGAGCTcgtcgaagaagaagaagaaagtcacGTCTCCAACAAGCTCTCCGTTAG TTACAAATCGAAAGGCTTCTGCAGCAGACGTTGAGGGACGGTTGAATATGCCAAATCAAG GTACATGGAAGACTGATGCAGGCACTGATCAATCTACAGCTGGACAATTATATGCCAAAAAAGCCGAGAAAAAAACACGAAGAGAGGTTGATGCAAATTATCGCCGTAAAATAAAG ACGAAGGTGGAAAATTACGATTACATGTTGTCTGAGTTTGGAAAACTTCAACTAGAGAATGAGCGTTTAAGGAAGGAGAATGAGCATTTAAGGAAGGATAATGAGTCATTGAAACAACTGGCTGAGTCACATAACAAAGAGACAGAGAAACTTGAATCTCGAATTACTTCATTGACCGGCGACAATAATTCCCTATCGAAGGAGAACAAATCTTTTCTTCTTAAGATGCTG AATTTGTATGAGGAGAATGATCAATTGAAAAAGAAGGAATACTGGAAGAATCTTTATACCCACCAGCAGCTTGTGGGTTCAAATTCTTATGGTCAA AGCATGCATGGACATTCACAACCTATGCCAACTGGCGGCGGAGGAAGTGTATCCCAACAACATGTGAATTCTAGTTTTCCTGGCCAA TTTCAGAACATGGATGGACATTCACAACCTATGCCAACTGGCGGCGGAGGAAGTGTATCCCAACAACATGTGAATTCTAGTTTTCCTGGTCAA TTTCAAAACATGGATGGACATTCACAACCTATGCCAACTGGCGGCGGAGGAAGTGTATCCCAACAACATGTGAATTCTAGTTTCCCTGGCCAAATAAGT TTTCAGAACATGGATGGACATTCACAACCTATGCCAACTGACGGCGGAGGAAGTGTATCCCAACAACACGCGAATTCTAGTTTTCCTGGCCAA CTTCAGAACATGCATGGACATTCACAACCTATGCCAACTGGCAGCGGAGGTGTGAATTCTAGCTTTT CTGGCCAAGCAAGT CCAACTGGTGGTGGAAAAAGCGGATACCCCTTCATCGGCCGAGAAAAATTTATGGAGCTTAGTTATGCA GAACTGCCTGAACCTTCACCACCCATGCAAACTGGCGGCAGAGAAGCGTATCCCACTTCGGGTAACTGA
- the LOC119980923 gene encoding uncharacterized protein LOC119980923 isoform X21: MALEHCKSTYVSSCSNTWALMASSAAGSSDLNKSSSSKKKKKVTSPTSSPLVTNRKASAADVEGRLNMPNQGTWKTDAGTDQSTAGQLYAKKAEKKTRREVDANYRRKIKTKVENYDYMLSEFGKLQLENERLRKENEHLRKDNESLKQLAESHNKETEKLESRITSLTGDNNSLSKENKSFLLKMLNLYEENDQLKKKEYWKNLYTHQQLVGSNSYGQSMHGHSQPMPTGGGGSVSQQHVNSSFPGQVSNMDGHSQPMPTGGGGSVSQQHVNSSFPGQFQNMDGHSQPMPTGGGGSVSRQHVNSSFPSQFQNMDGHSQPMPTGGGGSVSQQHVNSSFPGQISFQNMDGHSQPMPTDGGGSVSQQHANSSFPGQLQNMHGHSQPMPTGSGGVNSSFSGQASPTGGGKSGYPFIGREKFMELSYAELPEPSPPMQTGGREAYPTSGN; the protein is encoded by the exons ATGGCTCTCGAACATTGCAAGTCTACGTA CGTTAGTTCTTGCAGCAATACTTGGGCACTAATGGCAAGCTCTGCTGCTGGTTCATCAGATCTCAACAAGTCGAGCTcgtcgaagaagaagaagaaagtcacGTCTCCAACAAGCTCTCCGTTAG TTACAAATCGAAAGGCTTCTGCAGCAGACGTTGAGGGACGGTTGAATATGCCAAATCAAG GTACATGGAAGACTGATGCAGGCACTGATCAATCTACAGCTGGACAATTATATGCCAAAAAAGCCGAGAAAAAAACACGAAGAGAGGTTGATGCAAATTATCGCCGTAAAATAAAG ACGAAGGTGGAAAATTACGATTACATGTTGTCTGAGTTTGGAAAACTTCAACTAGAGAATGAGCGTTTAAGGAAGGAGAATGAGCATTTAAGGAAGGATAATGAGTCATTGAAACAACTGGCTGAGTCACATAACAAAGAGACAGAGAAACTTGAATCTCGAATTACTTCATTGACCGGCGACAATAATTCCCTATCGAAGGAGAACAAATCTTTTCTTCTTAAGATGCTG AATTTGTATGAGGAGAATGATCAATTGAAAAAGAAGGAATACTGGAAGAATCTTTATACCCACCAGCAGCTTGTGGGTTCAAATTCTTATGGTCAA AGCATGCATGGACATTCACAACCTATGCCAACTGGCGGCGGAGGAAGTGTATCCCAACAACATGTGAATTCTAGTTTTCCTGGCCAAGTAAGT AACATGGATGGACATTCACAACCTATGCCAACTGGCGGCGGAGGAAGTGTATCCCAACAACATGTGAATTCTAGTTTTCCTGGTCAA TTTCAGAACATGGATGGACATTCACAACCTATGCCAACTGGCGGCGGAGGAAGTGTATCCCGACAACATGTGAATTCTAGTTTTCCTAGCCAA TTTCAAAACATGGATGGACATTCACAACCTATGCCAACTGGCGGCGGAGGAAGTGTATCCCAACAACATGTGAATTCTAGTTTCCCTGGCCAAATAAGT TTTCAGAACATGGATGGACATTCACAACCTATGCCAACTGACGGCGGAGGAAGTGTATCCCAACAACACGCGAATTCTAGTTTTCCTGGCCAA CTTCAGAACATGCATGGACATTCACAACCTATGCCAACTGGCAGCGGAGGTGTGAATTCTAGCTTTT CTGGCCAAGCAAGT CCAACTGGTGGTGGAAAAAGCGGATACCCCTTCATCGGCCGAGAAAAATTTATGGAGCTTAGTTATGCA GAACTGCCTGAACCTTCACCACCCATGCAAACTGGCGGCAGAGAAGCGTATCCCACTTCGGGTAACTGA
- the LOC119980923 gene encoding uncharacterized protein LOC119980923 isoform X23: MALEHCKSTYVSSCSNTWALMASSAAGSSDLNKSSSSKKKKKVTSPTSSPLVTNRKASAADVEGRLNMPNQGTWKTDAGTDQSTAGQLYAKKAEKKTRREVDANYRRKIKTKVENYDYMLSEFGKLQLENERLRKENEHLRKDNESLKQLAESHNKETEKLESRITSLTGDNNSLSKENKSFLLKMLNLYEENDQLKKKEYWKNLYTHQQLVGSNSYGQSMHGHSQPMPTGGGGSVSQQHVNSSFPGQNMDGHSQPMPTGGGGSVSQQHVNSSFPGQFQNMDGHSQPMPTGGGGSVSRQHVNSSFPSQFQNMDGHSQPMPTGGGGSVSQQHVNSSFPGQISFQNMDGHSQPMPTDGGGSVSQQHANSSFPGQLQNMHGHSQPMPTGSGGVNSSFSGQASPTGGGKSGYPFIGREKFMELSYAELPEPSPPMQTGGREAYPTSGN; the protein is encoded by the exons ATGGCTCTCGAACATTGCAAGTCTACGTA CGTTAGTTCTTGCAGCAATACTTGGGCACTAATGGCAAGCTCTGCTGCTGGTTCATCAGATCTCAACAAGTCGAGCTcgtcgaagaagaagaagaaagtcacGTCTCCAACAAGCTCTCCGTTAG TTACAAATCGAAAGGCTTCTGCAGCAGACGTTGAGGGACGGTTGAATATGCCAAATCAAG GTACATGGAAGACTGATGCAGGCACTGATCAATCTACAGCTGGACAATTATATGCCAAAAAAGCCGAGAAAAAAACACGAAGAGAGGTTGATGCAAATTATCGCCGTAAAATAAAG ACGAAGGTGGAAAATTACGATTACATGTTGTCTGAGTTTGGAAAACTTCAACTAGAGAATGAGCGTTTAAGGAAGGAGAATGAGCATTTAAGGAAGGATAATGAGTCATTGAAACAACTGGCTGAGTCACATAACAAAGAGACAGAGAAACTTGAATCTCGAATTACTTCATTGACCGGCGACAATAATTCCCTATCGAAGGAGAACAAATCTTTTCTTCTTAAGATGCTG AATTTGTATGAGGAGAATGATCAATTGAAAAAGAAGGAATACTGGAAGAATCTTTATACCCACCAGCAGCTTGTGGGTTCAAATTCTTATGGTCAA AGCATGCATGGACATTCACAACCTATGCCAACTGGCGGCGGAGGAAGTGTATCCCAACAACATGTGAATTCTAGTTTTCCTGGCCAA AACATGGATGGACATTCACAACCTATGCCAACTGGCGGCGGAGGAAGTGTATCCCAACAACATGTGAATTCTAGTTTTCCTGGTCAA TTTCAGAACATGGATGGACATTCACAACCTATGCCAACTGGCGGCGGAGGAAGTGTATCCCGACAACATGTGAATTCTAGTTTTCCTAGCCAA TTTCAAAACATGGATGGACATTCACAACCTATGCCAACTGGCGGCGGAGGAAGTGTATCCCAACAACATGTGAATTCTAGTTTCCCTGGCCAAATAAGT TTTCAGAACATGGATGGACATTCACAACCTATGCCAACTGACGGCGGAGGAAGTGTATCCCAACAACACGCGAATTCTAGTTTTCCTGGCCAA CTTCAGAACATGCATGGACATTCACAACCTATGCCAACTGGCAGCGGAGGTGTGAATTCTAGCTTTT CTGGCCAAGCAAGT CCAACTGGTGGTGGAAAAAGCGGATACCCCTTCATCGGCCGAGAAAAATTTATGGAGCTTAGTTATGCA GAACTGCCTGAACCTTCACCACCCATGCAAACTGGCGGCAGAGAAGCGTATCCCACTTCGGGTAACTGA
- the LOC119980923 gene encoding uncharacterized protein LOC119980923 isoform X17 has translation MALEHCKSTYVSSCSNTWALMASSAAGSSDLNKSSSSKKKKKVTSPTSSPLVTNRKASAADVEGRLNMPNQGTWKTDAGTDQSTAGQLYAKKAEKKTRREVDANYRRKIKTKVENYDYMLSEFGKLQLENERLRKENEHLRKDNESLKQLAESHNKETEKLESRITSLTGDNNSLSKENKSFLLKMLNLYEENDQLKKKEYWKNLYTHQQLVGSNSYGQSMHGHSQPMPTGGGGSVSQQHVNSSFPGQVSFQNMDGHSQPMPTGGGGSVSQQHVNSSFPGQFQNMDGHSQPMPTGGGGSVSRQHVNSSFPSQFQNMDGHSQPMPTGGGGSVSQQHVNSSFPGQISFQNMDGHSQPMPTDGGGSVSQQHANSSFPGQLQNMHGHSQPMPTGSGGVNSSFSGQASPTGGGKSGYPFIGREKFMELSYAELPEPSPPMQTGGREAYPTSGN, from the exons ATGGCTCTCGAACATTGCAAGTCTACGTA CGTTAGTTCTTGCAGCAATACTTGGGCACTAATGGCAAGCTCTGCTGCTGGTTCATCAGATCTCAACAAGTCGAGCTcgtcgaagaagaagaagaaagtcacGTCTCCAACAAGCTCTCCGTTAG TTACAAATCGAAAGGCTTCTGCAGCAGACGTTGAGGGACGGTTGAATATGCCAAATCAAG GTACATGGAAGACTGATGCAGGCACTGATCAATCTACAGCTGGACAATTATATGCCAAAAAAGCCGAGAAAAAAACACGAAGAGAGGTTGATGCAAATTATCGCCGTAAAATAAAG ACGAAGGTGGAAAATTACGATTACATGTTGTCTGAGTTTGGAAAACTTCAACTAGAGAATGAGCGTTTAAGGAAGGAGAATGAGCATTTAAGGAAGGATAATGAGTCATTGAAACAACTGGCTGAGTCACATAACAAAGAGACAGAGAAACTTGAATCTCGAATTACTTCATTGACCGGCGACAATAATTCCCTATCGAAGGAGAACAAATCTTTTCTTCTTAAGATGCTG AATTTGTATGAGGAGAATGATCAATTGAAAAAGAAGGAATACTGGAAGAATCTTTATACCCACCAGCAGCTTGTGGGTTCAAATTCTTATGGTCAA AGCATGCATGGACATTCACAACCTATGCCAACTGGCGGCGGAGGAAGTGTATCCCAACAACATGTGAATTCTAGTTTTCCTGGCCAAGTAAGT TTTCAGAACATGGATGGACATTCACAACCTATGCCAACTGGCGGCGGAGGAAGTGTATCCCAACAACATGTGAATTCTAGTTTTCCTGGTCAA TTTCAGAACATGGATGGACATTCACAACCTATGCCAACTGGCGGCGGAGGAAGTGTATCCCGACAACATGTGAATTCTAGTTTTCCTAGCCAA TTTCAAAACATGGATGGACATTCACAACCTATGCCAACTGGCGGCGGAGGAAGTGTATCCCAACAACATGTGAATTCTAGTTTCCCTGGCCAAATAAGT TTTCAGAACATGGATGGACATTCACAACCTATGCCAACTGACGGCGGAGGAAGTGTATCCCAACAACACGCGAATTCTAGTTTTCCTGGCCAA CTTCAGAACATGCATGGACATTCACAACCTATGCCAACTGGCAGCGGAGGTGTGAATTCTAGCTTTT CTGGCCAAGCAAGT CCAACTGGTGGTGGAAAAAGCGGATACCCCTTCATCGGCCGAGAAAAATTTATGGAGCTTAGTTATGCA GAACTGCCTGAACCTTCACCACCCATGCAAACTGGCGGCAGAGAAGCGTATCCCACTTCGGGTAACTGA
- the LOC119980923 gene encoding S-antigen protein-like isoform X27, which translates to MASSAAGSSDLNKSSSSKKKKKVTSPTSSPLVTNRKASAADVEGRLNMPNQGTWKTDAGTDQSTAGQLYAKKAEKKTRREVDANYRRKIKTKVENYDYMLSEFGKLQLENERLRKENEHLRKDNESLKQLAESHNKETEKLESRITSLTGDNNSLSKENKSFLLKMLNLYEENDQLKKKEYWKNLYTHQQLVGSNSYGQVSFQSMHGHSQPMPTGGGGSVSQQHVNSSFPGQVSFQNMDGHSQPMPTGGGGSVSQQHVNSSFPGQFQNMDGHSQPMPTGGGGSVSRQHVNSSFPSQFQNMDGHSQPMPTGGGGSVSQQHVNSSFPGQISFQNMDGHSQPMPTDGGGSVSQQHANSSFPGQLQNMHGHSQPMPTGSGGVNSSFSGQASPTGGGKSGYPFIGREKFMELSYAELPEPSPPMQTGGREAYPTSGN; encoded by the exons ATGGCAAGCTCTGCTGCTGGTTCATCAGATCTCAACAAGTCGAGCTcgtcgaagaagaagaagaaagtcacGTCTCCAACAAGCTCTCCGTTAG TTACAAATCGAAAGGCTTCTGCAGCAGACGTTGAGGGACGGTTGAATATGCCAAATCAAG GTACATGGAAGACTGATGCAGGCACTGATCAATCTACAGCTGGACAATTATATGCCAAAAAAGCCGAGAAAAAAACACGAAGAGAGGTTGATGCAAATTATCGCCGTAAAATAAAG ACGAAGGTGGAAAATTACGATTACATGTTGTCTGAGTTTGGAAAACTTCAACTAGAGAATGAGCGTTTAAGGAAGGAGAATGAGCATTTAAGGAAGGATAATGAGTCATTGAAACAACTGGCTGAGTCACATAACAAAGAGACAGAGAAACTTGAATCTCGAATTACTTCATTGACCGGCGACAATAATTCCCTATCGAAGGAGAACAAATCTTTTCTTCTTAAGATGCTG AATTTGTATGAGGAGAATGATCAATTGAAAAAGAAGGAATACTGGAAGAATCTTTATACCCACCAGCAGCTTGTGGGTTCAAATTCTTATGGTCAAGTAAGT TTTCAGAGCATGCATGGACATTCACAACCTATGCCAACTGGCGGCGGAGGAAGTGTATCCCAACAACATGTGAATTCTAGTTTTCCTGGCCAAGTAAGT TTTCAGAACATGGATGGACATTCACAACCTATGCCAACTGGCGGCGGAGGAAGTGTATCCCAACAACATGTGAATTCTAGTTTTCCTGGTCAA TTTCAGAACATGGATGGACATTCACAACCTATGCCAACTGGCGGCGGAGGAAGTGTATCCCGACAACATGTGAATTCTAGTTTTCCTAGCCAA TTTCAAAACATGGATGGACATTCACAACCTATGCCAACTGGCGGCGGAGGAAGTGTATCCCAACAACATGTGAATTCTAGTTTCCCTGGCCAAATAAGT TTTCAGAACATGGATGGACATTCACAACCTATGCCAACTGACGGCGGAGGAAGTGTATCCCAACAACACGCGAATTCTAGTTTTCCTGGCCAA CTTCAGAACATGCATGGACATTCACAACCTATGCCAACTGGCAGCGGAGGTGTGAATTCTAGCTTTT CTGGCCAAGCAAGT CCAACTGGTGGTGGAAAAAGCGGATACCCCTTCATCGGCCGAGAAAAATTTATGGAGCTTAGTTATGCA GAACTGCCTGAACCTTCACCACCCATGCAAACTGGCGGCAGAGAAGCGTATCCCACTTCGGGTAACTGA
- the LOC119980923 gene encoding S-antigen protein-like isoform X6 yields the protein MASSAAGSSDLNKSSSANKEVTSPTSSPLVINQTASAAEADVEGGLTTPNQGIGDTDQTATGQLSAEEARKRAKKETDARHHNKRKTKLENYDKMSSDFGKLQLENEHLRKENEHSRKENESLKQLAESRNKETEKFESRITSLTDENYSLLKENKSLLLQIVNLYEENNQLKKEKECWKNLYTQQQPVDSNSYGQVSFQSMHGHLQPMPTGDGGSVSQQHVNSSFSSQFQSMHGHSQPMPTGGGGSVSQQHVNSSFPGQVSFQNMDGHSQPMPTGGGGSVSQQHVNSSFPGQFQNMDGHSQPMPTGGGGSVSRQHVNSSFPSQFQNMDGHSQPMPTGGGGSVSQQHVNSSFPGQISNMDGHSQPMPTDGGGSVSQQHANSSFPGQLQNMHGHSQPMPTGSGGVNSSFSGQASPTGGGKSGYPFIGREKFMELSYAELPEPSPPMQTGGREAYPTSGN from the exons ATGGCAAGCTCTGCTGCTGGTTCATCAGATCTCAACAAGTCGAGCTCGGCGAACAAGGAGGTCACGTCTCCAACAAGCTCTCCGTTAG TTATAAATCAAACGGCTTCTGCAGCAGAAGCAGATGTTGAGGGAGGGTTGACTACTCCAAATCAAG GGATTGGAGACACTGATCAAACTGCAACTGGACAATTATCTGCCGAAGAAGCTAGGAAAAGAGCAAAAAAAGAGACTGATGCTAGGCACCACAATAAAAGAAAG ACGAAGCTGGAAAATTACGATAAAATGTCGTCTGACTTTGGAAAACTTCAACTAGAGAATGAGCATTTAAGGAAGGAGAATGAGCATTCAAGGAAGGAGAATGAGTCATTGAAACAACTGGCGGAGTCACGTAACAAAGAGACAGAGAAATTTGAATCTCGAATTACTTCATTGACCGATGAAAATTATTCTCTATTGAAGGAGAACAAATCTTTGCTTCTTCAGATTGTG AATTTGTATGAGGAGAATAATCAATTGAAAAAGGAGAAGGAATGCTGGAAGAATCTTTATACCCAACAGCAGCCTGTGGATTCTAATTCTTATGGTCAAGTAAGT TTTCAGAGCATGCATGGACATTTACAACCTATGCCAACTGGCGACGGAGGAAGTGTATCCCAACAACATGTGAATTCTAGCTTTTCTAGCCAA TTTCAGAGCATGCATGGACATTCACAACCTATGCCAACTGGCGGCGGAGGAAGTGTATCCCAACAACATGTGAATTCTAGTTTTCCTGGCCAAGTAAGT TTTCAGAACATGGATGGACATTCACAACCTATGCCAACTGGCGGCGGAGGAAGTGTATCCCAACAACATGTGAATTCTAGTTTTCCTGGTCAA TTTCAGAACATGGATGGACATTCACAACCTATGCCAACTGGCGGCGGAGGAAGTGTATCCCGACAACATGTGAATTCTAGTTTTCCTAGCCAA TTTCAAAACATGGATGGACATTCACAACCTATGCCAACTGGCGGCGGAGGAAGTGTATCCCAACAACATGTGAATTCTAGTTTCCCTGGCCAAATAAGT AACATGGATGGACATTCACAACCTATGCCAACTGACGGCGGAGGAAGTGTATCCCAACAACACGCGAATTCTAGTTTTCCTGGCCAA CTTCAGAACATGCATGGACATTCACAACCTATGCCAACTGGCAGCGGAGGTGTGAATTCTAGCTTTT CTGGCCAAGCAAGT CCAACTGGTGGTGGAAAAAGCGGATACCCCTTCATCGGCCGAGAAAAATTTATGGAGCTTAGTTATGCA GAACTGCCTGAACCTTCACCACCCATGCAAACTGGCGGCAGAGAAGCGTATCCCACTTCGGGTAACTGA